The following proteins come from a genomic window of Acinetobacter sp. SAAs474:
- a CDS encoding dihydrofolate reductase, protein MGFQNLEVVHVVAMDQQHCIGQGNALPWHISADLKHFKEITQGGVVIMGRKTLESMGRVLPKRVNWVITRDPSWTFPAAKVAHSVEDALHQAITDVQASEQPNRIFIIGGGEIFQQTLHLADRLELTHVALDVQGDAHYPEIPAEFKKVSAEQHYDEQTGVAFEFACYKK, encoded by the coding sequence ATGGGCTTTCAAAATTTAGAAGTGGTTCACGTTGTTGCCATGGACCAACAACACTGTATCGGCCAAGGTAATGCTTTACCTTGGCATATTTCTGCAGATCTCAAACATTTTAAAGAGATTACTCAAGGCGGTGTGGTGATCATGGGCCGTAAAACCTTAGAATCGATGGGACGCGTCTTGCCCAAGCGTGTTAACTGGGTAATTACTCGAGATCCATCTTGGACATTTCCAGCAGCTAAAGTGGCGCACAGTGTGGAAGATGCTCTTCATCAAGCAATCACAGATGTGCAGGCTTCAGAGCAACCCAATCGGATTTTTATTATTGGTGGAGGGGAAATTTTTCAACAAACACTTCATCTGGCCGATCGCCTTGAACTCACTCATGTTGCATTAGATGTCCAAGGTGATGCTCATTATCCAGAAATTCCAGCTGAATTTAAAAAAGTAAGTGCTGAGCAGCACTATGATGAGCAAACAGGAGTTGCTTTTGAGTTTGCCTGTTATAAAAAATAA
- the thyA gene encoding thymidylate synthase, translating into MKTYLDLLQHILDNGGDKGDRTGTGTRSVFGHQMRFDLAQGFPLLTTKKVHFRSIVIELLWFLKGDTHVQYLQDHHVSIWDEWATAQQTARFGRPEGELGPVYGHQWRNFGATKKENGLYEQDGFDQIQWLINEIKTNPNSRRLIVSGWNPNEAGQVALPPCHTLFQFFVQHGKLSCQLYQRSADVFLGVPFNIASYALLTHMIAQVCELEVGEFIWTGGDTHLYANHFEQAQLQLTREPLPLCQLKLNPDIKDIFAFNFEDIEIINYQSHPAIKAPVAI; encoded by the coding sequence ATGAAAACGTATTTAGACCTTTTACAACACATCCTTGATAACGGTGGCGATAAAGGCGACCGAACTGGTACAGGTACACGGTCTGTCTTTGGTCATCAAATGCGTTTTGACTTAGCACAAGGTTTTCCATTACTGACAACCAAAAAAGTACATTTTCGCTCTATTGTCATTGAGTTATTATGGTTTTTAAAAGGTGATACGCACGTTCAATACCTTCAAGATCATCATGTTAGTATTTGGGATGAATGGGCAACAGCACAACAAACTGCACGTTTTGGACGCCCTGAAGGGGAACTTGGTCCAGTCTATGGACATCAATGGCGTAATTTTGGCGCAACAAAAAAAGAAAATGGCCTATATGAACAAGATGGTTTCGACCAAATTCAATGGCTAATCAATGAAATTAAAACCAATCCAAATTCACGTCGTTTAATTGTGTCGGGCTGGAATCCCAACGAAGCAGGCCAAGTGGCTTTACCACCCTGCCACACCTTATTTCAATTTTTTGTACAACACGGTAAATTATCTTGCCAACTCTATCAACGTAGCGCAGACGTATTCTTAGGGGTACCTTTTAATATTGCCAGTTATGCCCTACTTACCCATATGATTGCCCAAGTCTGTGAATTAGAGGTTGGCGAGTTTATTTGGACTGGCGGAGATACCCATCTGTATGCCAATCATTTTGAACAGGCACAATTACAACTCACACGTGAGCCATTGCCATTATGTCAATTAAAATTAAATCCTGATATCAAAGATATTTTTGCTTTTAATTTTGAAGATATTGAAATTATCAACTATCAATCTCATCCTGCAATCAAGGCGCCAGTTGCGATTTAA
- a CDS encoding DUF4105 domain-containing protein: MHPEHSSSPKRVSLSTLGKRLGQVLGGLIVLLSSIWVCMALWYQHPFGELITVIAIILWLVLACITLRYGLTWRLMRYGPSLWLYGFMFVLMLIWYFNIEAKQDREWAPEVEKVLTVEQHGDIVTLHNVRNFNWHSENRYDPRWETRTVDLNQISGVNIITSYWMGPQIAHTLVSFDFYNSPPLTFSIEIRKEKNESFSALGGFFRKFELSLVAADEKDIIFTRSNIRKEQVYFFPIRMPQSEARALFEEYLHTAQQLQQTPRWYNTLTSNCTTLVFDMAQAISQHQYPSDYRLILSGYLPNYLYDLNAFDHQWSMADWYRQAHINPKTEAKNNITSAEYSALIRQGLKPAP, from the coding sequence ATGCATCCAGAACACTCCTCATCTCCAAAACGCGTATCTTTATCTACACTCGGTAAAAGATTAGGTCAAGTTCTGGGTGGCCTAATTGTACTGCTGTCTTCAATTTGGGTCTGTATGGCTTTGTGGTATCAACATCCCTTCGGTGAGTTGATTACTGTAATTGCGATTATACTTTGGCTTGTTTTAGCCTGTATTACCCTTAGATATGGCTTAACGTGGCGCCTGATGCGTTATGGTCCAAGTTTATGGTTATACGGCTTTATGTTTGTACTCATGCTCATTTGGTATTTTAATATTGAAGCAAAACAAGATCGCGAATGGGCACCTGAAGTTGAAAAAGTATTAACCGTTGAACAGCATGGGGATATTGTTACGCTACACAATGTCCGTAACTTTAACTGGCATAGTGAAAACCGATATGATCCACGTTGGGAAACACGTACAGTTGATTTAAATCAAATTTCAGGCGTAAATATTATTACGTCATACTGGATGGGGCCACAAATTGCCCATACCTTAGTGAGCTTTGACTTTTATAATAGCCCCCCACTGACATTTTCAATCGAAATTAGAAAAGAAAAAAATGAGTCTTTTTCTGCTCTAGGCGGCTTTTTTAGGAAATTTGAACTCAGTCTTGTGGCTGCAGATGAAAAAGATATTATTTTTACCAGAAGCAATATCCGTAAAGAACAAGTCTATTTTTTTCCAATTCGTATGCCTCAATCTGAAGCACGTGCCTTATTTGAAGAATATCTTCATACAGCCCAACAATTACAACAAACACCGCGATGGTATAATACCCTCACCAGTAATTGTACAACCTTGGTATTTGATATGGCGCAAGCCATTTCACAACATCAATATCCAAGCGATTATAGACTGATACTTTCCGGATATTTACCTAATTATCTTTATGACTTAAACGCATTTGATCATCAGTGGTCAATGGCTGATTGGTATCGACAAGCGCATATCAATCCAAAAACCGAAGCGAAAAACAATATCACCAGTGCAGAATATTCAGCACTGATTCGTCAAGGTTTAAAGCCTGCGCCTTAA